One window from the genome of Oscillospiraceae bacterium encodes:
- the spoIIID gene encoding sporulation transcriptional regulator SpoIIID — protein MLAEYIIENKATVRAAAKKFCISKSTVHKDVAERLKKINPTLYIAVKEVLDLNKSERHIRGGLATKRKYKK, from the coding sequence ATGCTCGCCGAATACATAATCGAAAATAAGGCAACCGTAAGAGCCGCCGCCAAGAAATTCTGTATAAGTAAATCGACGGTGCATAAAGACGTGGCGGAAAGACTCAAAAAGATAAATCCCACCCTGTACATAGCTGTAAAAGAGGTGCTTGATTTGAATAAATCAGAACGCCACATCCGCGGCGGACTCGCCACCAAAAGAAAATATAAAAAATAA
- a CDS encoding IS30 family transposase: MRCRKKLTYEERIIIEKLYSKGVPVKAIADTIEVSFQTVYRELKRGMYEKLTSEFETVSVYSADIAEKDHKWRSSAKGSQLKLQNDYAFVTCIEELIVHKKYSPAAALAYIRNNNLNFKTKISLSTLYNYINQGLFINLTKENLRLKGKRKRQYNHIKPLKKNRYGKSIEQRPKEIYSRSDFGHWEMDSVIGTNKKGQALLVLTERKTRYELILKYDRTAAGVVKNLDRLEKMYGPVQFRQMFKSITVDNGTEFAYTNELEKSCKSRKLRTQIYYCHPFCSSERGSNENCNRLIRYWYPKGSSFDKVSDKDIYHLQSWINEYPRKIHNYKTSSELFEAELSSLFSNRESRAR, from the coding sequence ATGAGATGTAGAAAAAAGCTTACTTATGAAGAACGTATAATAATAGAAAAATTGTATAGTAAAGGTGTTCCTGTTAAAGCAATTGCAGATACGATAGAAGTTAGTTTCCAAACTGTATATAGAGAGTTAAAAAGAGGTATGTATGAAAAGCTTACTTCAGAATTTGAAACGGTGTCAGTGTATTCAGCAGATATAGCAGAAAAAGACCATAAGTGGAGAAGTTCCGCTAAAGGTTCTCAGCTTAAGCTTCAGAATGATTATGCCTTTGTCACCTGCATTGAAGAATTGATAGTTCACAAAAAATACTCACCTGCTGCGGCACTTGCTTATATTCGCAACAACAATTTGAATTTTAAAACTAAAATATCTCTTAGCACGTTATACAACTACATAAACCAAGGACTATTTATAAATTTAACCAAAGAAAACCTAAGACTAAAAGGAAAAAGAAAAAGACAATACAACCATATAAAACCACTAAAGAAAAACAGATATGGAAAATCAATAGAACAAAGACCAAAAGAAATATACTCTCGCTCTGACTTCGGCCACTGGGAAATGGATTCCGTAATAGGTACAAATAAAAAAGGACAAGCTCTTCTCGTTCTCACAGAGAGGAAAACAAGATATGAGCTTATCCTAAAGTATGATAGAACAGCTGCAGGAGTTGTAAAGAATTTAGATAGACTTGAAAAAATGTATGGTCCCGTACAGTTCCGTCAGATGTTTAAGAGTATAACAGTAGATAACGGTACCGAGTTTGCTTATACCAATGAGCTCGAAAAATCTTGCAAATCTCGTAAGCTTCGCACTCAGATATACTATTGTCACCCGTTCTGTAGTTCTGAGAGAGGAAGTAATGAAAACTGTAACCGTTTGATTCGCTATTGGTATCCTAAAGGTAGTAGTTTTGATAAGGTTTCGGATAAAGATATATATCACCTTCAAAGCTGGATAAACGAATACCCAAGGAAGATACATAACTATAAGACTTCGTCTGAGCTCTTTGAAGCAGAATTGTCCTCACTTTTTTCTAATCGGGAAAGCCGTGCCCGATGA